Part of the Micropterus dolomieu isolate WLL.071019.BEF.003 ecotype Adirondacks linkage group LG17, ASM2129224v1, whole genome shotgun sequence genome is shown below.
ATTGTAGTATAACAAATGCTAATCTCTTCTGTTAATGCACTAATCGTAGGCCTAAATGATAATTTGCTTTATAGATGCCTGATAGTTTAGATGGAAACATTGGTCCATTTGCATAGGGTGGCTTTTTCCTTAACCCTAGAAGTGTCTATTTTAAGATTCTGCCAGGTAATGGGGTTGATTTTAACCCTTTATTACACCTTTCGTGAACCCAAAATAGCATAACTTTTGAAGTAAACAACATACAGAgacaaatgaacacattttccCACGTAAGTGTGACCAAAGAAATTCATTAAAATAGTAATTGTTAACATTCAAACATATGATATATGAAATAATTTAGTATTTGCATCCGTACTAGAAATAACACTGTCGTAGGctgcttgtttgtgtttgacTGTGTCTATTCAAGACAATATTaactacaaatttaaaaaatgtatataatgtaaaatGCTATATCAGAGCTTTCAAAAGAATCCCAGTCACGATTACAACTTGGACTTGGACATGAACGTTATAAACGCACTTTTAGGAAACCATAACTCCTACATTACACAAGTGTGGTGTGAAATGAAGATAAGACTTGAGTCTCATCTGAGTCAGCGGTGACATGTGTTTCCTCTAATATTCCTGGCCCACCTACTTGCGAAAGAATCAGAATTATCAATGAAGAAACTTGTTTAGCTTTTCAACAAGGATTTGAGGATTCTGGTTCTGACTCTCATTCAGTGTGTCAACAGAAAAAAGCATCTTCACCTTGATGGTGTGACTGGCTCCATGAGCTGCTCGCCATTCCAgtgttgtgttaaaataaaacaagtctgTGACTCACAAACTCTTTCTATTTTAAATGCTACATCATTCTAATGGTTTCCGATACTCGGAAGGAATGAAACcttaatattttgtttgcaGGAGTTTAGACTGGTCAAACTCTTGCCAGCGTTTTTTCTTCCTTTGGGTTCCTGCTCATATGAGGCAATGAGGAGGTGGGCATACTGGCCAGACCAAACCACACAGAACACCCACCTGCACAAACACTCAATATACAGGTTTAATGGTTCAGTAGGtaacttttataaaaaataacGTGTTGGTGTGTTTGCTGAAATTGTCACTATATTTTGTGTGGTCCATGACACAGATCATCTGTGAAAAAAATCAGTTTCTTCTGAGCTTTTAAAAGAATCCCAGTCATGATCACAACTTGGACTTTGATATGAACGTCATAAGCACAGTTTGGAAACCATAACTCCTACATGACGTAATTTCCTGTGTTGTGTCCAAAAAAACTAGTTTGACTTTTCCTTACATACTTTTGCATTTCATCATACTGATCATTTCCAATACTCAGAAGGAATGAAGCCTTTAAAGTTTGTTTGCTGGAGTTTTGACTGCTCAGACTCCTGCCAACACATAGCGacaaaggaagaggaagaggtttGAGTGCTTTTTCTTCCTTTGGGTTTCTCCACATGGGGTGTGGGGATGTGAACATCATGGGAAGGCCAAACCACAAAAAACACCCAACTgcacaaacaaataatttactGGTTTAATGGTTCAGTAATTTTGACCTGTTTCTGGTGGGGAAACACAGGGACGGCAAGTGTCAAGAATGTGGAGTAGAGGAGTCGGTCAAACATATCATCATGCTCTGCTTGAGATATGGTGAGGAAAGGAGACTGTTATTCATGGGTCTAAACGATCTGGGAGTTGAGGTTgggagttttatttttaaaaactctgaTTGGTGAAGGTCCTAATCAAAAAGAGAGAGCATTGGAATTAATTCAATCCCTAAAATCTGACGGCCCATATTGGAAAAAATAGGCCAGGAGGAGCCTTAATGTAGACTGTCTCTATCACCAGTGGGAGGCAGCAATGCACTAAAGGAaaggaacagaagaagaagaagtggtgGGGAtttgtccccagtgtaaatgacacctaggTTATGACTGCAGTAAATGCAGAGTTCGTCATCTTTACCTGACAATCCAGGCCTGGCCAATCTACAACTTTCAAACTCCAGTCCACAAGGCGGCGGTGATGCACCTGCACGCTGCTTTGCCATATGCCAATAAATCcaacgaagaagaagacgaAGCAACAACGTTACTCTTGCTGATGCCGATAACTGGAAGAAACGGTCTGTAAGTGTTTACACTAACAAAACGGGGCTTAATGAGACATTGGTGCATCTGTGATTAAACTATCACACTGTATTAGCGACTGTTGTGAGAAAAGCGTGTTTTGCGGTCATATCGTGTTGAAATGATACCAGCTTTCACCAGAGTTATCTGAGCCATAGCAACGTGCTCTCACCAAGTTGCAAACTTTGAGTAAAGATATCGAACTTTAAACATAAAGTGACGCGACTTTCCAGGGTAAAATAGGACTTTGGTTTGTAGGAGGACCTCATGTGGTTCTCTGTGGGCAGATATGTTTGATATTAGTTAGCACAAATCGCATGTTAGCTGTCTCCACCTCCTGGAACAGCAGCAGTAGGAAGTATTTTGTCCCTCGATGCAATCCGGACAGCGATAGGGGGGTGAAATTGAAAGATCACCTGCCCCATTGCTACAGCTTGcgtttttatttaatatactgtgtgtgtgtgtgtgtgtgtgtataatttcAATTTGTATATTATGTTAaccatgttttacattttaatcaaCTTACATTTGCTCTACCCCCATTAGCATATATATATTCTTGTGTGTATGTCTCCTATAACCTACTGCATGCCTACACTTCCATCAGGAAAtcaggatcaataaagtatctatccatctatctaaaTCTTAGTTATCAATGTTTCTGATAAACATGCGTGTGTATGAATAAACCTCATGTTGCAAAACAGTCTTACTGATTAATCCATCAACTACTGGTCTGACTAATCATGTCATCATTTAGTGAGCAAGAACTGTCCATCTCAAGCGCCCAAAACACAAGGCGGCATCttcagattatttattttgtctgaacAAACCCTAAAGTTATTCAGTTTATAATTATACAAAAAAGTACTCGATCCTCACATGCaactcatttgtattttttcttaCTTGATAAGTGACTTTAACTATTAATGGATTATCAAAATTATTGTTCATCAGGTGTCCATATTTAGACACCAAACCCTTATTTTCAGTtaataatttaactttttaattatCTGTGTgaatatacacaaaattaatgTCTTAAAAAGGTACTTTTTCTGTATAGTAGGAATATTGCCTAGCTAGCTGGTGTTTAtgatttttgttctttctttctttaatagGTATTGGCAGAAAGACTCAACATGGCAACCCCAGTGTCTGTGCTCCGCCTGCCAAAAGGACCCGACCCCAACAGCCGTGGATTTGACCCCAAATCAGCCCGTTTCATCGCTCTCTGTCGTACCTCCATCAACACCTCTGCTGCATCAGAGGCAGACCctgagcagctgcagagagagcAGCATGTGCGGTCTGTGCTGAGAGAGTGTTTCCTACGATGTCTCCTCTCCATGGCCAACAAGAAGGTCCAGTTTCACATGTATGAGAAGGTGAAGGTGGAGGCCACGTTTGGAGCGTCCGATATCGACGTGCTGAACTTTCAGGTGTCGGACCTGCACACTCCCATCGGGGTGCAAAAAGAGGCACTGATCAGGTGTCGGGACGTGATTTCATTCACTTTCGATGTGTGAACTCCAGAGGTTTTTGTTACCTGTTTGTTTGGGCTAAGACGTACTTGGGCATCTCTCACATTCTTTAAGATAGTTTATAAAAGTGGTTAAATTTTCCTACAACAGTGAGGTTGCACATTGCTGTTCAGCCAGTCATGCTGCCCTGACTGCATCGAAAGAGCCAACTCTGACAAGTAGTCCCACTTTTTCAGCACAAGAGGGAGTTGTACGCCTGTGTTTCAAGTCTAATATCAAACCTGCATGTGACATCTTGTTCAGGTTTGTACTGGGTTTGAGTGGTATCAGATTTTTGACAAAGTATTGACCAACATTTTGACAATGTGATGTTGTTTTGCTGATGATTGCTAGTGCTTTCAGAATATGTTTACCTACAAACACATCTTGAAGTTCAGCCattctctgtttgtttctttctaaTTAATTCAAAAAGTTGTAAAACTTAATGCAGCCTTTAAGACCAGGTAATCAAACAATGAAACCAACATATCAGAAGATATTTAGCCTTACTTCACGATTTACATGTCTATTTCTGCTCTGCACAATAACTTTCCACTTTCTGTAGATCACCTTCCTTGGTGAGACGCAGAAAGAGGTGATTACTGTTCTGGTGCTCAAGTCCACAAGTTATATCTCTTGTCATTTAATTCTTTCACTGTGACAAATGCAACGTTGcactttaaacattattttgcgTTAACAGcttttgtgtttgagtgttcatttaattttctgttttggaTAATGATCAAGACTGTTACAAATATACTATGAGTTGCAAATTCTAACAGATTCATATCTGATAAAGATTGATTTTGTTTaagaaaaaagtgtgtgtgtgtgtgtgtgtgtgtgtgtgtgcgcgcgcactgCTTGGAGATATTTGTCTCTAATTAATAGTGAAGTCTAGTTGATCATTTATAGCACTAAATAAGcactatataaacatttaatacatgttatttaacacactataatgtagttgtaGGCAAATATGTGTTTACTTAAGAATTTGTCAAAAGGCGCCCATAAGTTAAGGCTGCGACAGATaatgaatgactgaatgaatgtgtaTACTGCTTGTATATGCTGAAAGGGGGGAATTAAGTGTTACCTAAAATAGTCCGAGGAATAAGCCTAAGGCCATGCCTATAATGAAATGATACACATGCAACAAAGGGAACTGATCTTCAGCAGAGGGAGTCATGGTCATGCACCTGTGTTAGCAAATAGCTGCCCTGCTAAAGGGCCCTTGAGAAAGACCGTTCTGCTCCAGATTTGCCATACTGTAGGTGatgctgacctctgacctgtctgCAAGTGGAGGAGAGCTACAGTGAAAGTTGCCTGATTATTAAAGTAATTCAATGTTATTCATACCTGAACTACTACTGAATCTCCTCATATTGTATCAGTGTCCTGGTCAAGCTCAAGTGTTTTTGGCCACACATAGCAACACATGGATACGTTTTTcaagctttctttctttcaggaGCAGGCTTGTTGCAATATCAAATGGAGCTGcagctatttttatttatactattGTCATTTTTCAACCACGAATGCCACAAATTTTAATGGTTCTAACTtataaaatgtgcaaattaGCTGTTTGGTTTTCTTGGTGGGGAGCATACATTATAGTAGACTGAATATAGTGATGACTATGTGATAAATTGACCTTGTGCTCTcggttagtgtgtgttttatagaccaaacaatcaagaaaataatctgcagaaaataattgtcagttgCAGTACTAATGAGATACATTGAAGGTTTACTGATATATGTTTATGTTAAGCACAGTTTAGGCACGTGGTATCGTCAGAGTAATTGATGCAACTGTTGTTTCCCGACACCTGTACATGCTCCTCATGGTGGTATTTAAGTAGTACCAAAAACTTGAAAGTAGATTTTTTATGATCAGCATGAAAGTTCAGTTTTAGATATCAAAAACCGTAGAAAGAgaaactttttttgtaaaattgttTATGATCTCTATTACT
Proteins encoded:
- the gemin7 gene encoding gem-associated protein 7, whose amino-acid sequence is MATPVSVLRLPKGPDPNSRGFDPKSARFIALCRTSINTSAASEADPEQLQREQHVRSVLRECFLRCLLSMANKKVQFHMYEKVKVEATFGASDIDVLNFQVSDLHTPIGVQKEALIRCRDVISFTFDV